The genomic stretch TAAATGGTCTGATGGTAAGCCGTTCACAGCACACGATGTGCTTTACTCGTTTAACCTTGTGAAAAAATTCCCAGCACTTGACCAATCTGGTATTAACAAGCAACTTAAAAGCGTTGAGATCAAAGGCGACTACCAAATTATCTTCCACCTAAACGAAGCTAATTCAAATGTCCCTTACGAGATTGCCAAAGTGCCTGTTGTTGCAGAGCACATCTGGAAAGACGTAAAAGATCCAACCACTTTCACCAATGAAAACCCTGTAGGTACTGGTCCATTTACTGAGATCGACACCTTTACACCACAACTTTACATTCAGTGTGAAAACCCAAATTACTGGGATGCGAAAGACCTAAATGTTGATTGTTTACGCGTGCCACAAATCGCCAACAATGACCAACTATTAAGTAAGATCATTAACTCTGAGTTAGATTGGACGTCTTCGTTCGTACCAGACATTGATAAAACCTACGCATCTGTCAGCAAGGATCACCATTACTGGTACCCTGCAGCAGGTACACAAGGCTTTATGGTGAACTTTGCTGAAAAAGATCCAGCTAAGAAAGAAGCATTGACTAACGTTGACTTCCGTCGCGCATTCTCAATGGCTCTTGACCGTCAAACTATCATTGATATCGCATTCTACGGCGGCGGTACAGTCAATGACTTCGCATCGGGCCTAGGCTACGCATTCGAAGCATGGTCTGACGAAAAAGTTCACAATAAATACAAAGGCTACAACACTTACAACGTTGACGGCGCGAAGAAGCTGCTTGCTAAAGCGGGCTTTAAAGACGTAAACAACGATGGATTTGTTGATACTCCATCTGGTAAGCCATTTGAGTTATTGATTCAATCACCAAACGGTTGGACTGACTTTAACAACACAGTACAGCTTGCGGTTGAGCAGCTGGAAGAAGTAGGCATTAAAGCCAAAGCACGTACCCCTGAGTTTGCGGTTTACAACCAAGCAATGCTTGATGCGAACTACGATGTTGCGTTCACTAACTACTTCCACGGTGCGGATCCATACACTTACTGGAACTCGGCTTACAACTCAGCGTTGCAAAGCGGTCAGGGTATGCCTCGTTTCGCGATGCATTTCTTCAAAAATGATAAGTTAGATTCATTGCTAAACAGCTTCTACAAAACGGCTGACAAGCAAGAGCAAATGAACATTGCTCACCAAATCCAACAAATCATTGCTGAAAACCAAGTAACGATTCCTGTTATGTCTGGCGCGCAATTCTTCCAGTACAACACGAAGCGCTTCACTGGTTGGTGGAATGAGAAAAATCCAAAGGGCCGTCCAAGCATCTGGGCTGGTATTCCTGAGCGTCTATTGCAAGTACTGGACCTAAAACCAGTTAAATAAGCAAGTCGTTCACTCGTGCGGCGCATGCCTAATGCGCCGCCATTTAAATCTCCCTCCTACTGATAAAAGTATGGCGCTCGTCGTCAGGGGATTTCTTTGTCTGAAATAGGCGTCCTGAAACCAGAGTCAGGCCAAAAAATCTGGGATAGTTAAGGTGTAAGTTATGGGATTTTTCTTAAGACGTTTAGGTTTTTATTTTATCGCTTTAGTCGTCGCTGCAACGATTAACTTTGCGATTCCGCGTGCCATGCCTGGTGACCCAGTTACCATGATGTTTGCTCACGCTACTGTGCAGGTTACTCCAGAACGTATCGCGGCAATGAAAGAGCTATTAGGCTTTGTCGACGGTAATATTTTTATACAATATTTTGCCTACATTAAAAACATTTTCCAATGGAATTTGGGCACCTCAATTCAGTTCTTTCCATTACCAGTGTCTGACTTATTAGGTCGTGCATTTGGATGGTCATTATTTTTAGCCGGTACTGCGGTTGCTTTCTCTTTTTCTTTAGGTTCCATTCTTGGCATTTTCGCTGCATGGAAACGTGGCAGCAAATTCGACACTTTTATTTCGCCAGGAATGTTAGTGGTGCAAGCGGTACCACAAGTGGTTATTGCGATGTTAGCCATGTTTACCTTTGCGGTTGGCTTGCGTTGGTTCCCAACCGGTTACGCTTACACCGCAGGTAACCTACCTGATTGGACTAGCTGGACATTTA from Vibrio algicola encodes the following:
- a CDS encoding ABC transporter substrate-binding protein, coding for MLNKIKKTAIAAAVISVAATGFSTVATAAERSELTIVPDFYPTFVRNFNPYLGATNLKTTTDFIYEPLVIFNEMHGNTPVMRLAKDFKMSDDLMTVTFDIRKGVKWSDGKPFTAHDVLYSFNLVKKFPALDQSGINKQLKSVEIKGDYQIIFHLNEANSNVPYEIAKVPVVAEHIWKDVKDPTTFTNENPVGTGPFTEIDTFTPQLYIQCENPNYWDAKDLNVDCLRVPQIANNDQLLSKIINSELDWTSSFVPDIDKTYASVSKDHHYWYPAAGTQGFMVNFAEKDPAKKEALTNVDFRRAFSMALDRQTIIDIAFYGGGTVNDFASGLGYAFEAWSDEKVHNKYKGYNTYNVDGAKKLLAKAGFKDVNNDGFVDTPSGKPFELLIQSPNGWTDFNNTVQLAVEQLEEVGIKAKARTPEFAVYNQAMLDANYDVAFTNYFHGADPYTYWNSAYNSALQSGQGMPRFAMHFFKNDKLDSLLNSFYKTADKQEQMNIAHQIQQIIAENQVTIPVMSGAQFFQYNTKRFTGWWNEKNPKGRPSIWAGIPERLLQVLDLKPVK
- a CDS encoding ABC transporter permease yields the protein MGFFLRRLGFYFIALVVAATINFAIPRAMPGDPVTMMFAHATVQVTPERIAAMKELLGFVDGNIFIQYFAYIKNIFQWNLGTSIQFFPLPVSDLLGRAFGWSLFLAGTAVAFSFSLGSILGIFAAWKRGSKFDTFISPGMLVVQAVPQVVIAMLAMFTFAVGLRWFPTGYAYTAGNLPDWTSWTFIKDVAYHAVLPLFCASVVQIGGFLINMRNNMINLLGEDYITMAKGKGLSENRVVFNYAARNAMLPSVTALSMSLGMAIGGQLIVEIIFNYPGLGSVLFNAINSRDYQVLQGQLLIMTLFMLFFNLLADMLYVVLDPRLRKGGK